Proteins encoded within one genomic window of Polaribacter sp. NJDZ03:
- a CDS encoding N-formylglutamate amidohydrolase, whose protein sequence is MKLIITCEHGGNEIPDTYKILFTDKEILSTHRGYDLGALDVFNSLKPLATYTDYSKTSRLLIELNRSLWHKNLFSEFTKKLSFIEKEEIIKSHYDVYRSTIENNIKALVANKNAITHLSIHSFTPILNDEIRNCDIGFLYDSSNKQEKKIAIQLKTALHTINPKWNVRFNYPYLGKADGFTTYLRKAFSKKYVGIEVEINQKFSKNNSMNSQLKEDLYKAISELKD, encoded by the coding sequence ATGAAACTTATTATAACTTGCGAGCATGGAGGTAATGAAATTCCAGATACCTATAAGATTCTTTTTACTGATAAAGAAATATTAAGCACGCACAGAGGTTATGATTTAGGAGCATTAGATGTTTTTAATTCGCTAAAACCGTTAGCAACCTACACTGATTACAGTAAAACAAGCAGACTGTTAATTGAGTTGAATAGATCTCTTTGGCATAAAAACTTATTTTCTGAATTCACTAAAAAACTATCTTTTATTGAAAAAGAGGAGATTATAAAATCACATTATGATGTTTATAGAAGCACTATAGAAAACAACATTAAAGCTCTTGTTGCAAACAAAAATGCTATTACACACCTTTCTATACATTCATTTACGCCTATTTTAAATGATGAAATTAGAAATTGTGATATTGGCTTCTTATACGACTCATCTAATAAACAGGAAAAAAAAATAGCAATACAACTTAAAACGGCTTTACATACAATAAACCCCAAATGGAATGTCCGTTTTAACTATCCGTATTTAGGAAAAGCAGACGGGTTTACTACGTATTTAAGAAAGGCTTTTAGTAAAAAATATGTAGGAATTGAGGTTGAAATAAATCAGAAGTTTTCTAAAAATAACAGTATGAATTCGCAACTTAAAGAAGATTTATACAAGGCAATTAGTGAGCTAAAAGACTAA
- a CDS encoding glutamate-cysteine ligase family protein: MGKKYKLFEVYGIELEYMLINDTSFKVAPIVDTLLTKKNGELTSDIDNGAIAWSNELVAHVVEIKTNGPTADLANLADEFHENIVEINALLKPLNTKLLPTACHPLMNPVQDTQLWKHSYSEVYELYNRIFDCKGHGWSNVQSTHINLPFYNDTEFEKLHAAIRVILPLIPGLCASSPILEGKLTGFKDTRLEFYKTNQKEIPEMTGKVIPEQVFSKSDYHKTIFDPIKTKIKKHDTNNILDHHFLNSRGAIARFDRNAIEIRLVDIQECPKADVAICVLIIEVLKQLVNGKLSSLQMQKDWKEQDLFSILDDAIKQGEDYKITNKEYLAVFNIYKSSTIQEIWKQLFELVKDDITENYKEALTVIFKHGTLSTRIENDLSNDFSEENIINTYNKLADCLETNTLFIPNN, encoded by the coding sequence ATGGGCAAAAAATATAAATTATTTGAGGTTTATGGTATCGAATTAGAATACATGCTAATTAATGATACTTCCTTTAAAGTTGCACCAATTGTAGATACTTTATTGACCAAAAAAAATGGAGAATTAACTTCTGATATCGATAATGGTGCTATTGCTTGGAGCAACGAATTGGTTGCACATGTGGTAGAAATAAAAACCAATGGCCCAACAGCTGATCTTGCCAATTTAGCGGATGAATTTCATGAAAATATTGTAGAAATTAATGCGCTTTTAAAACCATTAAACACCAAATTATTACCTACGGCGTGCCATCCTTTAATGAATCCGGTGCAAGACACACAACTATGGAAACACAGTTATAGCGAAGTTTATGAGCTATATAACCGTATTTTTGATTGTAAAGGACACGGTTGGTCTAACGTACAAAGTACACATATTAATTTACCTTTTTATAATGATACTGAATTTGAAAAGCTGCATGCGGCAATTCGTGTTATTTTACCATTAATTCCTGGTTTATGCGCTAGTTCTCCTATTTTAGAAGGTAAACTTACAGGTTTTAAAGATACCCGCTTAGAGTTTTACAAAACCAATCAAAAAGAAATTCCGGAAATGACTGGTAAGGTTATTCCTGAACAAGTTTTTTCAAAATCGGATTATCATAAAACTATTTTTGATCCTATTAAGACAAAGATTAAAAAACACGACACCAATAATATTTTAGACCATCATTTTCTAAATTCTAGAGGAGCCATTGCCCGTTTTGATAGAAATGCCATAGAGATTAGACTGGTAGATATACAAGAATGCCCTAAGGCAGATGTAGCCATTTGTGTTTTAATTATTGAAGTTTTAAAACAATTGGTAAACGGAAAGTTGTCTAGTTTACAAATGCAAAAGGACTGGAAAGAACAAGATTTATTCAGCATTTTAGACGATGCCATAAAACAAGGTGAAGATTATAAAATTACTAATAAAGAATATTTAGCTGTTTTTAATATTTATAAAAGCAGTACAATTCAAGAAATATGGAAACAGCTTTTTGAACTGGTAAAAGACGATATTACTGAGAACTACAAAGAAGCATTGACTGTAATTTTTAAGCATGGAACGTTGTCTACAAGAATCGAAAATGATCTTAGCAATGATTTTTCTGAAGAAAATATTATAAATACCTACAACAAATTAGCAGATTGTTTAGAAACCAACACTCTTTTTATTCCAAATAATTAG
- a CDS encoding RimK family protein produces MNKYIVANQPEKWLFSIDNITVISSQEYLTNPKYSTIKKARIFNLCKNYSYQSKGYYVSLLAEARGHLAIPTVKNIVDLKTLKLVKIVSEEFEDEIQQSLKNIKSRSFTLSIYFGQNVAQKYKGLSSLFYKHFQVPFLRVNFSFNNKWNIQSIKAISESEIPNEHLESVYEFANQYFSKKRYDTPKLITSDFDLAILVDPNDPAPPSNAKALKKFVDIAEKMNIYAEIIEPKDLSRLSSFDALFIRQSTEVNNEAYAFARKAQQEGIAIIDYPDAILKCCNKVFMAEALNNANIATPKTIIVHKDNMDAVIDKVGLPCVLKAPDSTFSFGVKKAKTESEYYNLVNEMLKESELIIAQEFCPSDYDWRIGIIDDKPFFACKYYMAKGHWQIYNWSAKKKNEQDGDADCLPIEKVPKVVLDMALKSARIMGKGLYGIDIKVVNNKPMVIEINDNPNVDFGVEDAFYGDLVYTEILSALKKRLE; encoded by the coding sequence ATGAACAAATATATTGTTGCCAATCAACCAGAAAAATGGCTTTTTTCTATTGATAATATTACCGTAATTTCCTCACAAGAATATCTTACCAATCCTAAATATTCTACCATAAAAAAAGCGAGGATATTTAATCTTTGTAAAAACTACAGCTACCAATCTAAAGGATACTATGTTTCTCTTTTAGCAGAAGCTAGAGGGCATTTAGCCATACCTACCGTAAAAAACATTGTAGATTTAAAAACATTGAAGCTTGTAAAAATAGTTTCAGAAGAGTTTGAAGACGAGATTCAGCAAAGTTTAAAAAACATTAAATCGAGATCTTTTACTTTAAGTATTTATTTTGGTCAGAATGTTGCACAAAAATACAAAGGATTAAGTAGCTTGTTTTACAAACATTTTCAAGTACCTTTTTTACGTGTAAATTTCAGTTTTAACAACAAGTGGAACATCCAAAGCATTAAAGCTATTTCTGAATCTGAAATACCAAATGAACACTTAGAAAGTGTCTATGAATTTGCGAATCAGTATTTTTCTAAAAAACGTTATGACACGCCTAAACTAATCACTTCAGATTTTGATTTGGCCATATTAGTGGATCCAAATGATCCTGCACCACCAAGCAATGCAAAAGCACTAAAAAAGTTTGTAGACATTGCTGAAAAAATGAATATTTATGCAGAAATTATTGAGCCAAAAGACCTCAGTAGATTATCCTCTTTTGATGCTTTATTTATCCGCCAAAGTACCGAAGTAAATAATGAAGCCTATGCCTTTGCGCGTAAAGCACAGCAAGAAGGTATTGCAATTATAGATTACCCAGACGCTATTTTAAAATGTTGCAACAAGGTTTTTATGGCAGAAGCTTTAAACAATGCCAATATTGCGACTCCAAAAACAATTATAGTTCATAAAGATAATATGGACGCTGTTATTGATAAGGTAGGTTTACCATGTGTGCTAAAGGCACCAGATTCTACTTTTTCTTTTGGCGTGAAAAAAGCAAAAACAGAAAGCGAGTATTATAATTTAGTAAATGAAATGCTTAAAGAATCTGAACTTATCATTGCGCAAGAGTTCTGCCCTTCTGATTACGATTGGAGAATTGGTATTATAGATGATAAACCCTTTTTTGCCTGCAAATACTACATGGCAAAAGGACATTGGCAAATTTACAATTGGAGTGCGAAAAAGAAAAATGAACAAGATGGAGATGCAGATTGTTTGCCTATAGAAAAAGTACCAAAAGTAGTTTTAGACATGGCTTTAAAGTCGGCCAGAATTATGGGAAAAGGACTTTATGGAATAGACATAAAAGTAGTGAATAATAAACCAATGGTTATTGAAATTAACGACAACCCGAATGTAGATTTTGGTGTTGAAGATGCTTTCTATGGTGATTTGGTGTACACCGAAATTTTATCAGCATTAAAAAAACGTTTAGAATAA
- a CDS encoding 1-aminocyclopropane-1-carboxylate deaminase/D-cysteine desulfhydrase → MAENQQVFLPILEEKNIELFIKREDLIHPFVSGNKFRKLKYNLEEAKKLKKKAVLTFGGAYSNHIVATAVAGKMEGLKTFGIIRGEELGKNLEQTLEENPTLKVAHDHGMKFHFVSRELYRQKTSFGFIEKMKNKWGDFYLIPEGGTNFLAVNGCEEILTKEDAQFNYVCAAVGTGGTLAGLIKSLKRKQKVLGFPALKGNFLSEEIKKYTIKNDNWKLQKGYHFGGYAKHDESLITFINDFTDKTGILLDPIYTGKMVFGIVDLIKKDFFAEGTKILAIHTGGIQGIAGFNLMLEKKNEPIIKSI, encoded by the coding sequence ATCGCTGAAAACCAACAAGTTTTTCTTCCAATTTTAGAAGAAAAAAATATAGAACTTTTTATAAAAAGAGAAGATTTAATTCACCCTTTTGTTTCGGGTAATAAATTTAGAAAGTTAAAATACAATTTAGAAGAAGCTAAAAAGCTTAAAAAGAAGGCGGTACTTACTTTTGGAGGTGCGTATTCTAATCATATTGTTGCAACTGCAGTTGCTGGTAAAATGGAGGGTTTAAAAACTTTTGGTATTATTAGAGGCGAGGAATTGGGGAAGAATCTAGAACAAACTTTAGAAGAAAACCCAACTTTAAAAGTTGCACATGATCATGGTATGAAATTTCATTTTGTATCTAGAGAATTATACAGACAAAAAACGTCGTTTGGTTTTATAGAGAAAATGAAAAATAAATGGGGCGATTTTTATTTAATTCCTGAAGGCGGAACAAATTTTTTAGCGGTTAATGGCTGTGAAGAAATTTTAACAAAAGAAGATGCTCAATTTAATTATGTGTGTGCTGCAGTTGGTACTGGAGGTACGTTAGCTGGTTTAATAAAGTCTTTAAAAAGGAAACAGAAAGTATTAGGTTTTCCTGCATTAAAAGGTAATTTTTTATCTGAAGAAATAAAAAAATATACCATAAAAAATGATAATTGGAAATTACAAAAAGGATATCATTTTGGAGGTTATGCGAAGCATGACGAATCGTTAATTACATTTATTAACGATTTTACAGATAAAACAGGTATTTTATTAGACCCTATTTATACAGGTAAAATGGTGTTTGGTATTGTAGATTTAATAAAAAAAGATTTCTTTGCTGAAGGAACTAAAATTTTAGCAATTCATACAGGTGGTATTCAGGGAATAGCTGGGTTTAACCTAATGTTAGAGAAGAAAAATGAGCCAATAATTAAAAGTATATGA
- a CDS encoding glucosaminidase domain-containing protein: protein MKLRVILFCISLLVLSSCGSSKKASRTKRDAGVVLNEPKPVKIPTSSEVERTKDIITKNSNLNKHTLDYIRKYAAVSVKEMHLHSIPASITLAQGILESGRGRSELALKSNNHFGIKCHSQWQGERVYHDDDHKGECFRKYQYVESSFDDHSAFLTQRKRYAFLFDYDSDDYKGWAKGLKRAGYATDRQYPHKLIKIIEEYRLHEFDKIKSKGFNGEDNNTKVVIGDRIPQKTIGNYYEVKKGDTLYSIARKFNTTVGVIKEINGLTDNVISIGQHLLTK from the coding sequence ATGAAGTTAAGAGTTATATTATTTTGTATTAGTTTGTTAGTTTTATCAAGTTGTGGGTCTAGCAAAAAAGCTAGTAGAACCAAGAGAGATGCTGGAGTTGTTTTAAATGAACCAAAACCTGTAAAAATACCTACATCAAGTGAAGTAGAACGAACTAAAGATATAATAACTAAAAACTCAAACTTAAATAAACACACGTTAGATTATATTAGAAAATATGCAGCCGTTTCTGTTAAAGAAATGCATTTACATAGTATACCTGCTAGTATTACGCTAGCACAAGGTATTCTAGAATCGGGCAGAGGAAGGAGTGAATTGGCTTTAAAATCTAACAATCACTTTGGTATAAAGTGTCATAGCCAATGGCAAGGAGAACGTGTTTATCATGATGATGATCATAAAGGAGAATGCTTTAGAAAATATCAATATGTAGAATCTTCTTTTGATGATCATTCTGCCTTTTTAACACAAAGAAAAAGGTATGCTTTTTTGTTTGACTATGATAGTGACGATTATAAAGGGTGGGCTAAAGGATTAAAAAGGGCAGGGTATGCTACAGATAGGCAATATCCTCATAAGCTTATCAAAATTATTGAAGAATACAGATTGCATGAATTTGATAAAATAAAAAGCAAAGGTTTTAATGGTGAAGATAATAACACAAAAGTTGTGATTGGGGATAGAATTCCCCAAAAAACTATTGGTAATTACTATGAAGTTAAAAAAGGAGATACGTTATACTCTATTGCCAGAAAATTTAATACAACTGTTGGGGTAATTAAAGAAATTAATGGCTTAACAGATAACGTAATTTCTATTGGACAACATTTGCTTACTAAATAA
- a CDS encoding HAD family hydrolase — protein MKEILLKKYYNYTSIYNTMNLSKVKLVVSDMDGTLLNSKGEVSPLFFDLFKQLKEKNIIFCAASGRQYNSIVSKLDAIKNDIYIIAENGGIAKKNEEVLVLNLLSADKIKKILPVLKNIENTHVVLCGKNGAFIDSKNEDFIDLFQEYYSKFQVVDDLYSIINNEDFLKVAIYHFTSSEEYIYPVIKDFDDDLLIKISGKNWLDISDKKANKGNALRKVQQILNITKEETMVFGDYHNDIEMLREADFSFSMKNAHKDITKIANYATESNDNYGVEKVLKQLLDTK, from the coding sequence TTGAAAGAAATTCTACTAAAAAAATATTATAATTACACCTCTATTTACAACACAATGAATTTATCTAAAGTAAAATTAGTAGTTTCCGATATGGATGGAACATTACTAAACTCCAAAGGAGAAGTAAGCCCTTTATTCTTTGACTTATTTAAACAATTAAAAGAAAAAAATATTATTTTTTGCGCAGCCAGCGGAAGACAATACAATAGCATCGTTTCTAAACTAGACGCTATTAAAAATGATATTTATATAATTGCAGAAAATGGTGGAATTGCTAAAAAAAACGAAGAAGTACTCGTATTAAATTTACTTTCTGCAGATAAAATTAAAAAAATTCTTCCTGTTTTAAAAAATATAGAAAACACTCATGTTGTTTTATGTGGAAAAAATGGCGCATTTATAGATTCTAAAAATGAAGATTTCATCGATTTATTTCAAGAATATTATAGCAAATTTCAAGTTGTAGATGATTTATATAGCATTATAAATAATGAAGATTTCTTAAAAGTAGCAATTTATCATTTTACATCTTCAGAAGAATATATATACCCAGTTATAAAAGATTTTGATGACGACTTATTAATTAAAATCTCTGGAAAAAACTGGTTAGATATTTCTGACAAAAAAGCAAATAAAGGTAATGCTTTAAGAAAGGTTCAACAAATTTTAAATATTACCAAAGAAGAAACAATGGTTTTTGGTGATTACCACAATGATATAGAAATGCTAAGAGAGGCAGATTTTAGTTTTTCTATGAAAAATGCTCATAAAGATATTACCAAAATTGCTAATTACGCAACCGAAAGTAATGACAATTATGGCGTAGAAAAGGTATTGAAACAGTTATTAGATACAAAATAG